A region from the Stutzerimonas stutzeri genome encodes:
- the mrdA gene encoding penicillin-binding protein 2, producing the protein MSQPIPLKDHEKDARLVRQRVLVGGVMVVLLIGVLIARLYYLQVIQYQYHSTLSENNRVHVQPIPPNRGLIFDRTGKIIADNRPSFSLTVTRERAEDWRKTLDTVVEVLGLSSEERELFEKRVLQGRRPFEPVPIMYELSEEQIARIAVDQFRLPGVEVAAQLVRHYPQGEHFAHSVGYVGRINEAEVKQLDPVNYSGTHHIGKTGIERFYEDELHGQVGYEEVETNARGRVLRVLKRTDPIPGKDITLTLDLDLQKAAEAALAGRRGAVVALQPATGEVLAMVSQPSFDPNLFVTGISFKAYGELRDSIDRPLFNRVLRGLYPPGSTIKPMMAVAGLDTGVVTEDTRVFDPGFFQLPNVKHKYRNWNRGGDGWVNLETAIMRSNDTYFYELAHKMGIDRMYDYMSRFGIGQRVALDMFEETAGLMPSRDWKRARYRQPWYPGETVILGIGQGYMQATPLQLAQATALMATHGKWIRPHLAKSLEGQAPVDPEPVPDIELRDPRYWKAAINGMEQVLHGARGTARKVGDTMKYRGAGKSGTAQVVAIKQGERYDSGKLAERHRDHALFVAFAPVDNPQIAVAVMVENGESGSGVAAPVAKQVMDAWLLDENGELKAEYAKPPTAEVAKQ; encoded by the coding sequence ATGTCACAGCCCATTCCCCTCAAGGACCACGAAAAGGACGCCCGCCTGGTGCGTCAGCGCGTGCTCGTGGGTGGCGTGATGGTGGTGCTGTTGATCGGGGTCTTGATTGCGCGCCTGTATTACTTGCAGGTCATCCAGTACCAGTACCACTCCACACTCTCGGAAAACAACCGGGTCCATGTTCAGCCGATTCCGCCCAACCGGGGGCTGATCTTCGATCGGACCGGAAAGATCATTGCCGACAACCGGCCGAGCTTCAGCTTGACGGTCACCCGTGAGCGCGCCGAGGACTGGCGCAAGACGCTCGACACCGTGGTCGAGGTGCTGGGGTTGTCGAGCGAGGAGCGGGAGCTGTTCGAGAAGCGCGTGCTGCAAGGGCGCCGGCCGTTCGAGCCGGTACCCATCATGTACGAGCTGTCCGAGGAGCAGATCGCCCGCATCGCCGTCGACCAGTTCCGCCTGCCTGGCGTCGAGGTCGCGGCGCAGCTGGTCCGGCATTATCCGCAGGGCGAACACTTCGCGCACTCGGTCGGTTACGTCGGGCGTATCAACGAGGCGGAGGTCAAGCAGCTCGATCCGGTCAACTACAGCGGCACGCATCATATCGGCAAGACCGGCATCGAACGCTTCTACGAAGACGAGCTGCACGGTCAGGTGGGCTACGAGGAGGTTGAGACCAATGCGCGTGGCCGAGTGCTGCGGGTGCTGAAGCGGACCGATCCGATCCCCGGCAAGGACATTACCCTGACCCTGGATCTGGATCTGCAAAAGGCGGCGGAAGCCGCGCTGGCGGGGCGTAGAGGGGCGGTCGTGGCGCTGCAGCCGGCAACCGGCGAGGTGCTGGCGATGGTCAGTCAACCGAGCTTCGATCCGAATCTGTTCGTGACGGGCATCAGTTTCAAGGCGTACGGCGAGCTTCGCGATTCGATCGACCGGCCGCTGTTCAACCGGGTGTTGCGCGGGCTGTATCCGCCCGGCTCGACGATCAAGCCGATGATGGCAGTGGCCGGTCTCGATACCGGCGTCGTCACCGAGGACACGCGAGTATTCGATCCCGGCTTTTTCCAGCTGCCGAACGTCAAGCACAAGTACCGCAACTGGAACCGTGGTGGCGATGGTTGGGTGAATCTGGAGACTGCCATCATGCGCTCCAACGACACCTATTTTTACGAGCTGGCACACAAGATGGGCATCGACCGCATGTACGACTACATGAGTCGTTTCGGCATCGGACAGCGCGTGGCGCTGGACATGTTCGAGGAGACCGCCGGGCTGATGCCGTCGCGCGATTGGAAGCGTGCCCGTTACCGTCAACCCTGGTATCCGGGCGAAACCGTCATTCTCGGCATCGGCCAGGGCTATATGCAGGCCACACCGTTGCAGCTGGCACAGGCCACGGCGCTGATGGCGACCCATGGCAAGTGGATTCGGCCGCATCTGGCGAAAAGCCTCGAGGGCCAGGCTCCGGTCGATCCGGAGCCGGTGCCGGATATCGAGTTGCGCGATCCACGCTACTGGAAGGCCGCGATCAATGGCATGGAGCAGGTCCTGCACGGCGCGCGCGGTACGGCGAGAAAGGTCGGCGACACGATGAAATACCGCGGCGCCGGCAAAAGCGGTACCGCCCAGGTGGTGGCGATCAAGCAGGGTGAGCGCTACGACAGCGGCAAGCTTGCCGAGCGCCATCGCGACCACGCGCTGTTCGTCGCATTCGCGCCTGTGGACAATCCACAAATCGCGGTGGCGGTCATGGTCGAGAACGGTGAGTCCGGTTCCGGTGTCGCCGCGCCGGTGGCCAAGCAGGTCATGGACGCCTGGCTGCTCGATGAAAACGGCGAACTGAAGGCCGAATATGCGAAACCGCCGACCGCCGAGGTGGCCAAGCAATGA
- a CDS encoding glutamate-5-semialdehyde dehydrogenase produces the protein MTESVLDYMTRLGRAAREASRVLARATTAQKNRALHAAAAALDAAREELVAANQQDLAAGRANGLDEAMLDRLALTPARIDDMIEGLRQVATLPDPIGEIRDMRYLPSGIQVGKMRVPLGVVGIIYESRPNVTIDAASLCLKSGNATILRGGSEAIHSNQAIARCIQLGLAEAELPAAAVQVVETTDRAAVGALITMPDYVDVIVPRGGKGLIERISRDAKVPVIRHLDGICHVYIDQAADLDKAIRVADNAKTQRYAPCNTMETLLVHTAIAARVLPPLAAIYHEKGVELRGCPRTCELLGEAVHAASEEDWTTEYNAPILSIRVVDSLDQAIEHINRYGSQHTDAIITENFTDARRFITEVDSASVMVNASTRFADGFEYGLGAEIGISTDKLHARGPVGLEGLTSEKYVVFGDGHVRT, from the coding sequence ATGACCGAGTCCGTACTCGACTACATGACCCGCCTCGGTCGCGCCGCTCGCGAGGCGTCGCGGGTGCTTGCGCGCGCCACCACCGCGCAGAAGAATCGAGCCCTGCATGCCGCGGCCGCTGCGCTCGATGCCGCGCGCGAGGAATTGGTGGCAGCCAACCAGCAAGACCTCGCCGCTGGGCGCGCCAACGGCCTGGACGAGGCCATGCTCGACCGGCTGGCGCTGACGCCGGCGCGTATCGACGACATGATCGAGGGGTTGCGCCAGGTTGCGACCTTGCCCGATCCGATTGGTGAAATCCGCGACATGCGCTATCTGCCCTCCGGCATTCAGGTGGGCAAGATGCGCGTGCCGCTGGGCGTGGTCGGCATCATCTACGAGTCGCGGCCGAACGTGACCATCGATGCCGCCAGCCTCTGCTTGAAGTCTGGCAACGCGACGATTCTGCGCGGCGGCTCGGAAGCGATTCATTCGAACCAGGCGATTGCCCGCTGCATCCAGCTGGGGCTGGCCGAAGCCGAGCTGCCGGCCGCAGCGGTGCAGGTCGTCGAGACCACCGATCGTGCTGCCGTCGGCGCGTTGATCACCATGCCGGACTATGTCGATGTCATAGTGCCGCGCGGCGGCAAGGGCCTGATCGAACGCATCAGCCGCGATGCCAAGGTCCCGGTGATCAGGCATCTGGACGGCATCTGCCATGTCTACATCGACCAGGCCGCCGATCTCGACAAGGCCATTCGTGTGGCCGACAACGCCAAGACCCAGCGCTACGCGCCGTGCAATACCATGGAAACGCTGCTGGTGCATACGGCCATCGCAGCGCGCGTATTGCCGCCGCTTGCGGCCATCTACCACGAAAAGGGCGTCGAGCTGCGTGGCTGCCCGCGCACCTGCGAGCTGCTCGGCGAAGCGGTGCATGCGGCCAGCGAAGAGGACTGGACCACCGAGTATAACGCGCCGATCCTGTCGATCCGAGTGGTCGATTCGCTCGACCAGGCGATCGAACATATCAACCGCTACGGTTCTCAGCACACCGACGCCATCATCACGGAAAACTTCACCGACGCCCGGCGCTTCATCACCGAAGTGGATTCCGCGTCGGTGATGGTCAATGCCTCCACCCGCTTTGCCGATGGCTTCGAATACGGCCTGGGCGCCGAGATCGGCATCTCCACCGATAAGCTGCACGCGCGTGGTCCGGTGGGGCTGGAAGGGCTGACCAGCGAGAAGTATGTAGTCTTCGGCGACGGCCATGTGCGTACTTGA
- the nadD gene encoding nicotinate-nucleotide adenylyltransferase yields MGVNQRPRRIGVLGGTFDPVHIGHLRGALEVAETLGLDEVRLVPNFRPPHREAPNSSAQDRLAMVRLAVQDVPPLAVDARELERDRPSYTLDTLESLREELDQQDQIHLIVGWDAFCGLPSWHRWEELLDHCHILVMQRPDADSDAPQALRDLLAARSVNDPLALSGRSGQIAFVWQAPLEVSATRIRQFLASGRSVRFLVPDAVLAYINAHGLYRASN; encoded by the coding sequence ATGGGCGTTAATCAACGGCCACGGCGCATCGGCGTTCTCGGCGGTACCTTCGACCCGGTGCATATCGGGCACCTCCGCGGGGCGCTGGAAGTGGCCGAGACGCTCGGCCTCGACGAAGTGCGGCTCGTTCCCAACTTTCGCCCGCCGCACCGCGAGGCGCCGAACAGCTCCGCTCAGGATCGTCTGGCCATGGTTCGGCTGGCGGTGCAGGACGTGCCGCCGCTCGCGGTCGATGCGCGCGAGCTGGAGCGCGACAGGCCTTCGTACACACTCGACACGCTGGAGTCGTTGCGTGAAGAGCTGGATCAGCAGGATCAGATCCATCTCATCGTCGGCTGGGATGCCTTTTGCGGGCTGCCCAGCTGGCATCGCTGGGAAGAACTGCTCGATCACTGTCACATCCTGGTCATGCAGCGGCCGGATGCCGATAGCGACGCGCCGCAAGCCTTGCGCGACCTGCTGGCGGCGCGCAGCGTCAACGACCCGCTGGCGCTTTCTGGCCGCAGCGGACAAATCGCTTTCGTCTGGCAGGCGCCGCTCGAGGTGTCAGCGACACGAATTCGTCAATTTCTGGCCAGCGGCCGATCGGTCCGTTTTCTCGTACCCGACGCCGTACTGGCTTATATCAACGCGCACGGACTTTACCGGGCGTCGAACTGA
- the rsfS gene encoding ribosome silencing factor, producing the protein MQNDSLVQLAVSALEDLKGADITTIDVRGKTSVTDFMVIASGTSSRHVKSLADNVLEKVKAQGVRPLGSEGLDGGEWALLDLGDVVVHVMQVPTRQFYDLERLWQGAEQSRAQHAGEQE; encoded by the coding sequence ATGCAAAATGATTCTTTGGTCCAGCTGGCCGTCAGCGCCCTGGAAGACCTGAAAGGCGCCGATATCACTACCATCGATGTGCGCGGCAAGACCAGCGTCACCGATTTCATGGTGATCGCCAGCGGTACCTCCAGCCGTCACGTCAAGTCGTTGGCCGACAACGTGCTGGAAAAGGTCAAGGCGCAGGGCGTGCGGCCGTTGGGCAGCGAAGGCCTGGACGGCGGCGAGTGGGCGCTGCTCGACCTGGGCGATGTGGTGGTGCATGTCATGCAGGTGCCGACTCGCCAGTTCTATGACCTTGAGCGTCTCTGGCAGGGAGCGGAGCAGAGCCGCGCGCAGCACGCCGGCGAGCAGGAATAA
- the rlmH gene encoding 23S rRNA (pseudouridine(1915)-N(3))-methyltransferase RlmH: MRIKLVAVGSKMPRWVEDGWHEYAKRLPSELPLELHEIPLNTRGKNADVTRLIRQEGEAMLAKVQPGERIVTLEVTGRPWSTEQLAAELERWRLDARNVNLMVGGPEGLAPEVCARSEQRWSLSPLTLPHPLVRILIGEQIYRAWSLLSGHPYHK, from the coding sequence GTGCGGATCAAGCTGGTGGCGGTGGGGTCGAAGATGCCGCGCTGGGTCGAGGACGGTTGGCACGAGTATGCCAAGCGCCTGCCGTCCGAGCTGCCACTGGAACTGCACGAGATTCCGCTCAACACACGCGGCAAGAATGCCGATGTGACGCGGCTGATACGCCAGGAAGGCGAGGCCATGCTGGCGAAGGTGCAACCGGGCGAACGAATCGTCACTCTGGAAGTGACCGGGCGACCCTGGAGCACCGAACAACTGGCCGCCGAGCTGGAACGCTGGCGCCTCGATGCACGCAACGTGAATCTGATGGTCGGAGGTCCGGAAGGATTGGCCCCCGAAGTCTGCGCGCGCAGTGAGCAGCGCTGGTCGCTGTCACCCTTGACCTTGCCTCATCCGCTGGTGCGCATCCTCATCGGCGAGCAGATATATCGCGCCTGGTCGTTGCTGTCGGGCCATCCTTACCACAAGTAG
- a CDS encoding bifunctional DedA family/phosphatase PAP2 family protein, with protein sequence MPEWLTTLTGWLADNPQWLGLSLFLVACLECLAVVGLLMPGTVLIFGIAVLAGSGVLSLGETLLLGYAGGLLGDLLSYGLGRRYHQSIRSMRGLRNNPQWLTRAELYFERYGIASLLVGRFIGPLRPMLPLTAGMLDMPFGRFLLVSLVAAAGWAMAYLLPGWTAGAAVRLPLPDDFWPEAGVVIAVLLLLIGGVVHGSLHQLRWVTPYAAALSAATLIGLFIGWPYLVEFDQGLMTVVQGERSPIFDRFVVVVTRAGDFHTQLWAAVLLSVLLLVVKQWRAATFAILTLLGTALANGALKATFGRVRPEILLEPLQSFSFPSGHSSAAFAFFLTLGVLAGRGQPPRLRLAWVLLAGLPATAIALSRVYLGVHWPTDVIAGAVLAATICAASLTIVQWRAPMNALSPKVWWLILPAALGLIGAFSIWALPGAMLLYRYQ encoded by the coding sequence ATGCCCGAATGGCTCACCACACTCACCGGCTGGCTCGCTGACAATCCACAATGGCTGGGCTTGAGCCTGTTCCTGGTGGCGTGCCTGGAGTGTCTCGCGGTGGTGGGCCTGCTGATGCCCGGCACCGTCCTCATATTCGGTATCGCTGTGCTCGCCGGCAGTGGCGTGCTGAGCCTCGGCGAAACCCTGCTGCTGGGTTACGCCGGTGGCCTGCTGGGCGACCTGCTGTCCTACGGACTGGGACGCCGCTATCACCAGAGCATTCGTAGTATGCGGGGCCTGCGCAACAACCCGCAGTGGCTGACCCGCGCCGAGCTGTACTTCGAGCGCTACGGCATCGCCAGCCTGCTGGTGGGGCGCTTCATCGGCCCGCTGCGCCCCATGCTTCCTCTCACCGCCGGCATGCTCGACATGCCATTCGGACGCTTCCTGCTGGTCAGCCTGGTCGCCGCAGCCGGCTGGGCGATGGCTTATCTGTTGCCGGGCTGGACAGCCGGCGCGGCCGTGCGATTGCCGCTGCCCGACGATTTCTGGCCAGAGGCGGGCGTGGTGATCGCGGTACTGTTGCTGCTGATCGGCGGCGTGGTGCACGGCAGCCTGCATCAGTTGCGCTGGGTCACACCGTACGCAGCGGCACTCAGCGCCGCCACACTGATCGGCCTGTTCATCGGCTGGCCCTATCTGGTGGAGTTCGACCAAGGCCTGATGACGGTAGTCCAGGGCGAGCGCAGCCCGATATTCGATCGTTTCGTGGTCGTGGTCACGCGGGCCGGGGATTTCCATACCCAGCTGTGGGCCGCAGTACTGTTGAGCGTGCTGCTGCTCGTGGTGAAACAATGGCGAGCGGCGACGTTCGCTATCCTCACGCTACTGGGCACGGCACTGGCCAACGGCGCGCTGAAAGCGACGTTCGGACGGGTCCGTCCGGAAATCCTTCTCGAGCCCCTGCAAAGCTTCAGTTTCCCCAGCGGCCACAGCTCGGCGGCGTTCGCGTTCTTTCTTACCCTCGGGGTCCTTGCGGGGCGGGGCCAGCCGCCACGCCTGCGTCTGGCCTGGGTACTGCTGGCAGGACTGCCGGCAACCGCCATCGCGTTATCACGTGTCTACCTCGGAGTGCACTGGCCGACCGATGTGATCGCCGGTGCGGTTCTGGCCGCCACCATTTGCGCTGCGAGCCTGACCATCGTGCAATGGCGCGCACCGATGAATGCACTCTCGCCCAAGGTGTGGTGGCTGATCCTGCCCGCGGCCCTTGGCCTGATCGGCGCATTCTCGATCTGGGCATTGCCAGGCGCCATGCTGCTGTATCGCTATCAGTAG